AGCAGTTTGCGCGCGGTCTGGCCGACCAACCGGGCCACCCGCAGCACATGGACGCCGGTGTCGGTATCGCGGTGCTCGGCGAAATTGGCCATGGCCGTCACCGTGGCCTTGGCATTGCGCTGCAACATCATGCGCGCCCTGCGTGCCTCGGTGACATCGAGATAGGTGAGGATGATGCCGCCGCTGGGCAGCGGCGTGCCCTTCACCAACAGGGCCTTTCCGTTGGGGCGCACGCGCTCGAAGGCGAATGCCTCGCGCTGGACGAGCGCATGCAGGCGTTCGTCAAGAAAGCCCTGCTGATCATCGATGAAGAACTCACCACGGGCGATCAGGTGATTCAACAGGTCACGATAGGGGCGGCCGATGTAGTCCGTCGCCTGTGGCAGATCGAGCAGACGCCGGTAAGCGGCGTTGCATCCGTCGATGCGCAATTCCCAATCGAGTGACAGCAGGCCCTGATCCATGGCATCCATGGCCTCGGCGGGGAGTTTGGCCTGTGGCTGATAACTCGCGCCATCATACAGGCCGGCCTGGGTAGGGAGAGGGTCATGCCCTTGTGGTTCGGTCAATGTCGTCATCTCGGCTTGGCTCCAAGATAAATTGATTGGAGATACTATGGGTTCTGGGGCGGGGTGCCTATCGGATTTGCGCAAAAATGCAGGGATATGGCGGCGTCTGAGCCTGCCAGGGTTTCGGAGGGGCGTTCGCCGAACAGGCGTTGGTAGTCGCGGGCGAATTCGCCCAGGTGAAAGAAGCCCCAGCGGGTCGCCACCTGGGTCACTCGGGTATCGGTGCTGGCGGTGTTTTGCAGGGCGCTGCGTACCCTGTTCAGGCGCAGGGTGCGCAGATAGACCATCGGCGTCATCTGCATTACCTCGTGGAAGGCGTACTGCAGGGTACGGGCCGAGCAGCCGGTGTGGGCGCAGAGTTCGACCATGCTGGGTATCTGTTCTGCCTGCAGGCTGGCGTCGATAAAATCCCTCGCCCGCTTGACCCGATGCACGGCTCTTTGGCGTGCCCTGTACTTTAGGCTATCGCAATTGAGCACCTCGGTGGCCTGGTTAAGGGCGAGGGCTATAGAGTCGAGAAGCAGGGATTGGGTCCGCGCAGAGAGGCCTGCATTGACCTCAGGGTTGAACAGGCCGAGCAGGCCCTTGACCAATCTTCCGGTCTCAGGGGTGTTGAACCCATGCAACCCCCGCAGGGGCCGTTCCCAAAAGCGGGGACTGAGGGTGCGTACAGCGGCCAATAACCGGTCCTGCTCCAGGCAGATATAAAGGGTTTCGACCTGGGCAGGCACCAGGATATCGAATTCGGTTTGCTCAGGCAGCAGGAAGGTGAGTGGCTCCGGATCTAAAAAGTGCGAGAAGCGCTTGAGTGGATCCGATCCCAAGGCAAAAGAGATGGTGCAGGTATTCTTCGGCAGTATGCCGGTCTTGTGGATTAGCCGGTTTTGCCGTTCGTGCACCAGGCGCGTGCGCCCGGCACCGTAGTGGGTACAGTGCCCTTGATAGGCACCGGCACCCAGTTGATGCACCTCTAATTCAAGCCAGGATTGAAGCTGGGCTTGCGCATGGGCATGGGTGAGCACCTGTGTCTCAGGTGCCGATGCTTCGGCCCCGGATTCGGGACGATAGGGGGCGGACATCTCAGGGCCATTGGTGTCTATCATGTGGTTCAGGATAGCCTATGGTTTTATGCGAGAAAACGGTGGCTGCTGTCTTTTATCCCGACCTGGGGTGAGTATGGGCGAGGTCTGGCTGTGAGATACGAGCTCGCTTGTTACATCAGCGCCTGGCGGATGGCTGCCAGGCGGCCCTGATGGATGCGCTGCTTGATCTGCTCGCCGCGCAGCCCGGCCATGTCGATGCTGGCCGGATCGAACCCCTGGGCGGCGCTCAGGGCGCGGCGAAAACGCTCGGCCTGGGGGTAGGGGGCCTGCTCGAAGCCCAGGCGGCCACGGCTGTCGGCCTCGCAAGCGATGAGGATTTGCTCGAAGCGCTGCGGGCGGCGCAGGGCATCGCACTGTTCCAGTACGCGCAGGAAGGTGTCGGGGCGCAGTTCATCGGCCTTGTGGATGTGGCCGTGGAAGCGTGCGGTGAGCAGGGCCAGGTCACGGTATTCGGTGGGTACCCGCAGGCGCTGGCACAGGGCTGAGACCAGGGTCGCGCTGCGCTCTTCGTGGCCGTGATGGGCGGGCAGAATCTCTGCCGAGGTCAGGCCCTTGCCCAGATCGTGACAGAGGGCGGCGAAGCGGGTGCGGGGGTCTGCATCCAGCAGCGCGGCCTGTTCCAGCACCAGCAGGCTGTGGATGCCGCAGTCGATCTCCGGGTGGTATTTTTCCGGCTGGGGCACGCCAAACAGCCGATCCAGCTCGGGCAGTATGACCTTGAGCGCGCCGCACTGGCGCAGGACCTCGATGAAGCGTGGCGGATGGCCCTCGCCCAGGGCCTTGACCAGTTCCTGCCAGACCCGCTCCGGCACTAGATGATCCAGCTCGCCCGCGGCCACCATTTGACGCATCAGTTCACGGGTTTCCTCGGCGACGCTAAAGCCCAGATGGGCGTAACGGGCGGCAAAGCGGGCAATGCGCAGCACTCGCACCGGGTCCTCGGCAAAGGCGGGGGAGACGTGGCGCAACAGCCGGGCCTGCAGATCGGCCTGACCGCCGAAGGGGTCGATGATCTCGCCGGAGGCGGTCTCGGCCATGGCGTTGATGGTCAGATCGCGCCGCTGCAGGTCCTGCTCCAGGGTCACATCCGGCGCGGCATGGACGACAAAACCGCGATAGCCCGGCGCGCTCTTGCGCTCGGTGCGTGCCAGGGCATATTCCTCATGGCTCTGGGGGTGCAGAAATACGGGAAAGTCCTTGCCCACCGGCTTGTAGCCCAAGACCAGCATCTGTTCGACACTGGCACCCACCACCAGCCAATCGCGCTCGCTCACCGGCCGACCGAGCAGGCGGTCGCGCACCGCGCCGCCGACCAGATAGATCTTCACAGGGGTTCAGTCCTCGCCCGGGCGCTGGGATCTTTTGCCGATCAGCTCGATGGGATAGCCATCAGGGTCGGCAAAAAAGGCGATGATGGTCTGACCGGCATTCATCGGCCCGGCCTCACGCAGGACCTTGGTGCCAGCGGCCTTCATCCGCTCGGCGGCGGCATAGACGTCATCCACCTCCAGGGCGATATGGCCAAAGGCATTGCCCAGCTCGTAGCCATCGACGCCCCAGTTGTAGGTCAGCTCGATCACCGTGTTGTCCGCCTCATCGCCATAGCCGACAAAGGCGAGGGTGAACTGGCCCTCGGGGTACTCCTTGCGGCGCAGCTCGCGCATGCCCAGCACCTGGGTGTAGAAGTGGATGGAGCGATACAGATCGCCGACGCGCAGCATGGTGTGCAGTATTCTCATGGTCTTCTCCGGGTGGTGGTAATGAAAAGTCCGCCAATGAACGCATTTGAGGACGCAGAGATCGCGGAGAAGCGCAGAGAGCGCAGAGTCTGTATTGCTACTTGCCAATCCATTGGACTGAACCATTTATCTCTGCGACCTCCGCGCTCCTTTGCGTGC
This is a stretch of genomic DNA from gamma proteobacterium SS-5. It encodes these proteins:
- the gloA gene encoding lactoylglutathione lyase, which gives rise to MRILHTMLRVGDLYRSIHFYTQVLGMRELRRKEYPEGQFTLAFVGYGDEADNTVIELTYNWGVDGYELGNAFGHIALEVDDVYAAAERMKAAGTKVLREAGPMNAGQTIIAFFADPDGYPIELIGKRSQRPGED
- a CDS encoding multifunctional CCA addition/repair protein, with translation MKIYLVGGAVRDRLLGRPVSERDWLVVGASVEQMLVLGYKPVGKDFPVFLHPQSHEEYALARTERKSAPGYRGFVVHAAPDVTLEQDLQRRDLTINAMAETASGEIIDPFGGQADLQARLLRHVSPAFAEDPVRVLRIARFAARYAHLGFSVAEETRELMRQMVAAGELDHLVPERVWQELVKALGEGHPPRFIEVLRQCGALKVILPELDRLFGVPQPEKYHPEIDCGIHSLLVLEQAALLDADPRTRFAALCHDLGKGLTSAEILPAHHGHEERSATLVSALCQRLRVPTEYRDLALLTARFHGHIHKADELRPDTFLRVLEQCDALRRPQRFEQILIACEADSRGRLGFEQAPYPQAERFRRALSAAQGFDPASIDMAGLRGEQIKQRIHQGRLAAIRQALM
- a CDS encoding helix-turn-helix domain-containing protein, yielding MIDTNGPEMSAPYRPESGAEASAPETQVLTHAHAQAQLQSWLELEVHQLGAGAYQGHCTHYGAGRTRLVHERQNRLIHKTGILPKNTCTISFALGSDPLKRFSHFLDPEPLTFLLPEQTEFDILVPAQVETLYICLEQDRLLAAVRTLSPRFWERPLRGLHGFNTPETGRLVKGLLGLFNPEVNAGLSARTQSLLLDSIALALNQATEVLNCDSLKYRARQRAVHRVKRARDFIDASLQAEQIPSMVELCAHTGCSARTLQYAFHEVMQMTPMVYLRTLRLNRVRSALQNTASTDTRVTQVATRWGFFHLGEFARDYQRLFGERPSETLAGSDAAISLHFCANPIGTPPQNP